The genomic window GGTGGTCCACCGCATTCCCTGCACCGGCCGAGAGCGCGTGCTGGATGCACTGTCGCAGGTGCCCGCGGCGAAACTTACCAAGACTGGCTGGGTGTGGGTTTCGCGGACGCTGGCCGATAGTAACGAGGCGCAGATTATGCCGGTCGACTGGCGCGCGATCTTTCGCGGTGAGTCGAACGCCACCAACTATTGGATCGAAGCCGGCGATCGCATTTTCGTGCAAGGGAACTGATTGCTCGCAGCGCCGCGGGTCGGCCTCATCCTACGACGTGCCGCGCTATGTCCATCACGGTCGTGTACATCATCAGACCCAACAGGCAGATCCAGCCGGTGATAGCCAGCGGATAGTGCAGCCGGGCAAATTGCGGATGGACCTTCTCGAGCAAGCACATCACGACTTTGCCGCCATCCAACGGTGGCAGCGGCAGAAGATTGAGGATCGCCAGATTCAGGCTCAGCATTACGGCAAAACTTGCTAGCCCGACGAGCCCGTGCTGGGCGAACTCGCCGCCGATCGCCACGATGCCCACGACTCCTGAAAGCTGATCGGGCTGCGAGACGGCCAAGGGCAACGTAGCGAGTAGTTTGCCGAACACTGTGGCCGTTTGCACCCAAGGTTCGACGAACAGGCCAGAACCTGTCACCCCGTAGGTGGCCACGTTAGTGGCAGCGAACAAGACCACCGGCAAGAGCAGATTGGCCAGCGGACCTCCGAGCGCGAAGATAATTCTGCGGCCGACGGGCAGCCGTAAGTAGTCTGCCTCGTCGGTGACGGCCGGCAAGACGTACCCACCGAGCGGCACGGGCGCCAATACGTATTCGGTCTGGCCCCATTTCCAACTCGTTAGCGCCGGACCGAAGCCGATCGAAAATCGCGCCACTGGTATGCCGGCCACCCAGGCAGCTACCAGGTGCCCAAGCTCGTGAATCAAGATCAAAGCCCCTAGCAAAAGCGCAATCAGAAGGTAGCTCAAAGGTGGTTCCTTGCTCGCCGCAAATGAGACGCTTGAGGGACGTGCCTGTGATTCGTCCCACGGCGACGAATCTTGCCCGCGAGGGGGGGCGACAAAATCCATCATGAGCAGCCATCCGGCGACCAGCAAGATGCCCGATGCGGATGTCGCCGCGGCCGGTTTTCTGGTCCCCCCGGATTTAGACCCCCTTGGGGACCGCCCAGTGGCCATCTCGATAGGGGCGGCGCACCAGGGCATTGGCCGGCGCGTTCCCTGCAAACTGCTCGGTCTGCGGATCGAAGTGCAGCGTCTGTCCCAGCCGCGTGGCGATGTTGCCCAGGTGGCATAGGGCGGTCGAAAGGTGGGCGATCTCGATATCGGCATGCGGCCGCTGATCTTCACGAATAGCCGCCAGGAAATCACGGTAATGAGGCAGTCCCATGCCCGATTTTTCTTGGCTCTGCCGCAATTGGTTCTTCGGTCCGAAGAGCTTCCATCCGTCCCCTTTACCCAACAGCAGCATCCCCTCGGTACCGTAGAACGCGTTGCCGTTCTCGTACGATTCCTGTCGATAGGGAGACCAGATTCGTTGCTCGTAGATCAGCTGCTTGCGATGCCCGAATTGTCCATCGCCCGGATAGTCGAACACCACGTACTGCGTATCGGGGAATTGCTGATCGTCGTCGAAATAGAATTTGCCGCCCGAGGCGGTCACAACCGAGGGATGCGTGTCGACGCCCAGCCCCCAGCGTCCGATGTCGATATCGTGGACGCCGTCGTTACCCATGTCGCCGGTGCCGAAGTCGTACCACCAGTGCCAACCGTAGTGAATACGGTTGGCCTGAAATGGCACCATCGGCGCGGGACCAACCCATAGGTCGTAGTCAAAGCCATCGGGTTGTGGTCCGGGCGAGCCGTGGCCGATGTCCCTCCGCCGCTGGCTGTTCCATACTTTGGCCACCAGGATGTCGCCAATCGCGCCCGTGCGCAACAGTTCGATCGCTTCAATAACTGCGGGCGAGCTGCGGCTTTGGGTGCCGACCTGCACGACGCGCTTGTTGCGGCGTGCCGCGTCGATCATCAGCCGCCCTTCGCGGATATTGTGCGAGCAGGGTTTCTCGACATAGACGTGCTTGCCCGCGTCGCAGGCCAGGATCGTGGCCGGTCCATGCCAATGGTCGGGCGTGGCCACGCACACGGCGTCGACGGATTTGTCGTCCAGCACCTCGCGCATATCGGACACGATCCGCGGCGCGTT from Pirellulales bacterium includes these protein-coding regions:
- a CDS encoding site-2 protease family protein, whose amino-acid sequence is MSYLLIALLLGALILIHELGHLVAAWVAGIPVARFSIGFGPALTSWKWGQTEYVLAPVPLGGYVLPAVTDEADYLRLPVGRRIIFALGGPLANLLLPVVLFAATNVATYGVTGSGLFVEPWVQTATVFGKLLATLPLAVSQPDQLSGVVGIVAIGGEFAQHGLVGLASFAVMLSLNLAILNLLPLPPLDGGKVVMCLLEKVHPQFARLHYPLAITGWICLLGLMMYTTVMDIARHVVG
- a CDS encoding Gfo/Idh/MocA family oxidoreductase codes for the protein MTESQRRDFLKQASLGAVAMAATRLSGSARAEDQPATPANAAQNKIVMGWIGCGGQAKNLLRVFVEQPDVAVTFVCDPEASRAAEAAQIVESAQGNAPRIVSDMREVLDDKSVDAVCVATPDHWHGPATILACDAGKHVYVEKPCSHNIREGRLMIDAARRNKRVVQVGTQSRSSPAVIEAIELLRTGAIGDILVAKVWNSQRRRDIGHGSPGPQPDGFDYDLWVGPAPMVPFQANRIHYGWHWWYDFGTGDMGNDGVHDIDIGRWGLGVDTHPSVVTASGGKFYFDDDQQFPDTQYVVFDYPGDGQFGHRKQLIYEQRIWSPYRQESYENGNAFYGTEGMLLLGKGDGWKLFGPKNQLRQSQEKSGMGLPHYRDFLAAIREDQRPHADIEIAHLSTALCHLGNIATRLGQTLHFDPQTEQFAGNAPANALVRRPYRDGHWAVPKGV